Below is a window of candidate division WOR-3 bacterium DNA.
GCTGACGCTGCCGAGGTCGCCGTGGCGCAGGTCCGAACGGTAGTCATCAAGCCGGTACTTCCACTGCGACTGGTACCGGTCGAACTGGCTGCGGAACGCCGCGGCCGAGCCGGTGAACTTCAGCTTGGGCCCGAGGTCGGCGACCGCTTTGCCGTAGAGCGAGTAGTCGGCGCGCTCCTTGCGGGGCAGCCGGAACAGACGCGGGTCCCAGTCGTCCATCGTCGTCGCGCCCGCGTTGACGAACAGCCGCAGGCCTCGCGTCACCGGCAGGTGAGCCTGCAGGGCCTGGTCCGTATACCCGAAGTCGTAGTAGTAGGGCATCGGCTTCTCTGACCGGATTCGATACGCCGCGCTCGGCTCGGTCTTCGGGTGCGCGGTTATCAGGTTGACCACGCCGGACATCGCCCGGCCGTATTCGGCCGAGAACCCGCCGGGCATGAATATCACTTCGTCGGCAACGCTGCGCGAGAGCTCGATGCCGAACTCGCCCGAGAGCGGGTCGACTACGCTTACGCCATCAATCCGGTAGTCAACTTCGGTCGCCCGTCCCCCGCGCACGTGGTAGCTCGATTCGGTCCGCGCCACGCCCGGCGAAAACACGGCCATCCCGCCCTGCAGATACTCGGCCGGGAGGAAGTCAATTTCCCGGGCCGGGACCGAGTACCGCGCGCTGACCACGTCCTTCGAGACCATCGGCTTCTCCGCGCGAACCGTGACCCCGGGCAGTTCGATGGCTGACGCGCTCAAGCGGAAGTCGACTCGCGCGGTCCGGTCTGGCTCGACCCGTACGTCGGTCACGGTCACCGACCGATAGCCGACCATCGAGGCCTCGACCGCGCAGGTGCCGACCGGCACGCCGAGGATGACGTAGTACCCGTTCACGTCGCTCGCAGCGCCCAAGGCCTGTCCCGCGACGACGACGTTCGCCTGAATCAGGGGCTGTCCGGTCTCGTCAGCCACCAGGCCGGCAATCTTGCCGGTCTCACCCGCGAGCGCAAACGCCGCCAGCGTTGTGAAGCCAAGAACCAGGAACTGGTAGCGACGGACTGGCGACCTCATCTCCCGCTAGCGCCGGCAGAGACTCTCAATCGAGACCACGGAGGCAGGCGACCAGTACGACGCCTTGCCGTGCGCGTCCTCGGCCTGTACCTTGACCGCGTAGGTATCGCGTACAAGCCAGGTGTGGCCCACGGTGCAGGACTCTGCGCTGGCAAAGAACCGAGACCAGTCACCGAGAGCGTCACCCCAGTCGACTCGATACCTGACGCTATCCGACTCCGGGTCGGCGGTCGCAACCAGGTAGCTCAGAGAATCGCCCACCATCCCGACGATGGGCCCGGCCGGCGCGCCGGGTGTCGCCGGCGCCTTGTTTGCATTGCACCCAGCCCCGATGAGAATGCAGGCGGCCAGCGACAAGGTGGCAATGATTCGCTTCATGGTGACAACACTCTAGCGCAAATCCGCCGGACAGGCAAGCGGCCCGCTGACACCCGACCGGACCCTCGTTGCGTCTCTGTGCCCTGGTGGCAGGCTCCTGTTTCAGCTCTGGTGGCTGTGGTCCATGCTTGACATACAGGCGGAGGGGTCTATACTTTCTCTGGACGGGGTGAGCCGGAAACCCGGGAACCCTATTGTCCATCAGGAGATATCCCAGTCTGTTCAGAATCAGGTCTGCCGGTTTCCAACCCAGTTTACTGAGCGTATGATCGGCAGTCCCGACGACCGGGCAGCGATTGTCAGCCTGGCAACTTGAGTCGAATCCGGCGTTTCTCCGTGCAGAGCAGCAATACTACAGCCGGAGCATCCGCCTCGACAAGGAGAGACAGTGATTCAGGAAGAGCTAAAACGCAAGAAGATATCCGAGCTTTTCGACCTCGCTGAGAAGCTCAACGTCCCCGACTACCGGGACCGCAACAAGCAAGGCCTGGTCCTGGCCATCATGGAAGCCGACGCCCGCCAGAAGAATATCGGCGCCGAAGGCATAGAGGTAGGCGGCGTGCTCGAGATTCTCCAGGAGGGTTTCGGGTTCCTCCGCTCGCCCGACTACAGCTACCTGCCATCGTCGGACGACGTCTACGTTTCACCGTCGCAGATAAAGCGGTTCGGGCTCCGGACCGGTGATACCATCGTCGGACGCGCGCGGCCGCCCAAGAACAGCGAGCGCTACTTCGCCCTCCTGAAGATCGACACCGAGAACGGCACTCCCCTGTCCGAAGACCGACGCCGGATACCGTTCGAGGCCCTAACCCCGCTCTACCCGCTGCAGCGGATCCAGCTCGAGGTGCCGGAGAAGAACGACTTCTCCATGCGGGTGGAAGACCTGTTCGTACCCGTGGGCAAGGGGCAGCGCGGCATCATCGTCTCTCCCCCGCGCGCCGGCAAGACCATCCTGCTCCAGAAGATCGCCAACTGCATCACGACCAACCACCCCGAGGTCAAGCTCATCATCCTGCTCATCGACGAACGGCCGGAGGAAGTCACGGACATGGAGCGCTCAGTCAAAGCCGAGGTCATCAGCTCGACTTTCGATGAGGTACCCGAGCGTCACGTCCAGGTCGCCGACATGGTAATGGAGAAAGCGAAGCGGCTGGTCGAGCACGGCCACGACGTCGTCATCCTCCTCGACTCGATTACCCGCCTCGCCCGCGCCCACAACCTCGTCGTGCCCCATTCCGGCCGTACCCTTTCCGGCGGTCTCGACTCCAACGCCCTGCAGAAACCCAAGAAGTTCTTCGGCGCTGCCCGCAACATCGAAGAGGGTGGGTCGCTGACCATCATCGCGACGGCGCTGGTCGAAACCGGCTCGCGTATGGACGAGGTCATCTTCGAGGAGTTCAAGGGCACGGGCAACATGGAGCTGATCCTCGACCGGAAGCTGGCCGACCGCCGCATCTTCCCGGCCATCGACCTGCAGCGCTCCGGTACCCGCAAGGAGGAGCTGCTCCTCTCCGAGTTCGAACTTAACCGCATCTGGGTGATGCGGAAGCTGCTGGCCGAACTCAACCCGGTCGAGATGATGGAGTTCGTGCTTGACAAGATGCGTCTGACCCGCAACAATAAGGAATTCCTCGAAGCGATGAGCGAAAGTTGATGTGAAATGAAACCGAAGATTCACCCCAAGTACGTCGAGTCGACCATCCACTGCGCCTGCGGCAACGTGGTCAAGACCCGTTCGACCAAACCGAAGATGAACGTCGACCTCTGCTCTGCCTGCCACCCGTTCTTCACCGGCAAGCAGAAGCTCGTGGACACCGCCGGGCGCGTGGAGAAGTTCCGCCGCAAGTACGGCGAAGTCGTCCCGACCAAGCCGGCCAAGGTTGCGAAGCCGGCCGCGGCTCCCAAGCCACCCAAGCCGCCGAAGGTAAGAAAACCCAAGGCCGCCAAGCCAACGGCAGAGACCCCGCCGGCCGAGGCCGCACCCGAACCGAAGCCGGAATAGGTCGGGCTAGGGTCCTACCACAGAGGCGCAAAGACACGAAGCCGGGATCGGAATTGACCAGCCACGAAAGCACGAAGGCGGCCCGGGATTCGGCCTGCCCTCTTGGAGTTTCTGCTGGCGTCCTTGGCGGTTCATTCTCCGTTTCGTGTCCTTCGTGTCTTCGTGGCAACTCGTGGTCCGGACGTAGCCGCTAATGGCCGAATCCCGCAGCGCGGCGCCCGAACTGGAGCACCTCGCCGAGCGCCTGCACAAGCTGCAGGAGTTTCTTTGACCTGCCCGCTCGCCGGATCGAACTAGCCGAACTCACCAAAGCCAGCACCCAGCCTGATTTCTGGAGTGCCGCCGAGCGCGCCCAGACCACCATGCGGCGCATCGCGGAACTGAACGACACGCTCAGCCGCGTAGACAAGCTCGCCGGCGAGATCAAGGACACAACCGAGATGGTCGGCCTCTTCGACGAGTCGGACGAAGCTGCCCGCGCGGAGCTCGCGGCACAGGTCGAGCTCATGGGCCGTGAACTCGAAGCACTCGAAGAGCGGGCGATGTTCCGCTCCGAGGAAGACTCCCGCGCTGCCATCGTCTCGATTCACCCGGGCGCCGGCGGCACGGAGTCCTGCGACTGGGCGGAGATGCTCTACCGGATGCTCACCCGCTACATCGAGCTCCAGGGCCTCAAGTGTGACGTGCTCGACCTCCAGCCCAACGACGAGGCCGGGATAAAGGAGGCGACGCTCGAGGTCAGCGGCGCCTATGCCTTCGGCCTGCTCAAGTCTGAAATCGGGGTCCATCGCCTGGTCCGCGTTTCGCCCTTCGACGCCAACAAACGTCGGCACACGAGTTTCGCGGCCGTCTCGGTTTTTCCCGAGGTCGAAGATATCGAGGTCGAAATCAACCCCAGCGACCTGAAGTTCGACACCTTCCGCGCCGGTGGCCACGGCGGACAGAACGTCAACAAGGTCAGCTCGGCCGTACGCATCACCCATGTCCCGACCAATATCGTGGTCGTCTGCCAGAACGAGCGCTCCCAGTTCCAGAACAAGACCAACGCCCTCAAGATTCTCCGCTCCCGACTCTACGACCTCCACAAGCGCGAACAGGACGAGAAGCGCGAGAAGCTGGAAGCGGCCAAGACCGAAATCGCCTGGGGCCACCAGATTCGCTCCTACGTCTTCTTCCCCTACCAGCAGGTGAAGGACCACCGAACTGACTACACTACCCACGACCTCGTCGGAGTTATGGACGGGCACATCGAGAGCTTCGTCCACGCCTTCCTCACCCAGCCGGGAAAGGACGAAGACCGGAAAACGTGAAATCGGGAAAGCCCGACCGAGCACTTGCCGGGTTCATCCCTCATCCTTCACCCTTCTTTTCGCAAGTCTTGACAAACCGGTTTCAGTCACTAGATTACAGCGCTTGAAACGAATTAACTGCTCCGGCTGGACCGTATCAGCCGGCCTTGAATGGAGGTCCGCATGAAAGCATCAATAGACAAAGAGCTCTGCACCGGCTGTGAGTTGTGTGTCAGCAGCTGCCCGGACATCTTCGAAATCGACGGCGATGTCGCCAAGCTCAAGGTTGACAGCATCCCCGAAGGGGCAGAAGAGTGCGTGCAGCAGGCAGCCGAAGACTGCCCGTCCAGCGCCATCAAAGTCGAAGACTAGCTCATAGGCATCGTCGCCCGTCGGCACAACCTGCCGGCGGGCGACTGCTTTCGGAGCGGGCGGTCACAAGCCGCGGGCGGGATTCGGCAGCGGATTCCCGCCCGTAGTGTGCTCCAGATTCCGGCTGCAAGCCGCAAGCCGTCCTACGCCCGGACCGGCCTCGGGAAGCCAATTCTACAATGCCGTAGATTGGCCGGCAGTGCCGGAGCTCGCGGCAATCAACGGTACCGTAAGCACTTATGCTACGATGCTCGAAAACCACCCCTGCGCTGGGTACATAGCTTCACCGGTTGCAGCTCAGACTGCAGGTCCTGCTACGACTCTGG
It encodes the following:
- a CDS encoding transcription termination factor Rho codes for the protein MIQEELKRKKISELFDLAEKLNVPDYRDRNKQGLVLAIMEADARQKNIGAEGIEVGGVLEILQEGFGFLRSPDYSYLPSSDDVYVSPSQIKRFGLRTGDTIVGRARPPKNSERYFALLKIDTENGTPLSEDRRRIPFEALTPLYPLQRIQLEVPEKNDFSMRVEDLFVPVGKGQRGIIVSPPRAGKTILLQKIANCITTNHPEVKLIILLIDERPEEVTDMERSVKAEVISSTFDEVPERHVQVADMVMEKAKRLVEHGHDVVILLDSITRLARAHNLVVPHSGRTLSGGLDSNALQKPKKFFGAARNIEEGGSLTIIATALVETGSRMDEVIFEEFKGTGNMELILDRKLADRRIFPAIDLQRSGTRKEELLLSEFELNRIWVMRKLLAELNPVEMMEFVLDKMRLTRNNKEFLEAMSES
- the rpmE gene encoding 50S ribosomal protein L31 yields the protein MKPKIHPKYVESTIHCACGNVVKTRSTKPKMNVDLCSACHPFFTGKQKLVDTAGRVEKFRRKYGEVVPTKPAKVAKPAAAPKPPKPPKVRKPKAAKPTAETPPAEAAPEPKPE
- a CDS encoding peptide chain release factor 2, which encodes MPARRIELAELTKASTQPDFWSAAERAQTTMRRIAELNDTLSRVDKLAGEIKDTTEMVGLFDESDEAARAELAAQVELMGRELEALEERAMFRSEEDSRAAIVSIHPGAGGTESCDWAEMLYRMLTRYIELQGLKCDVLDLQPNDEAGIKEATLEVSGAYAFGLLKSEIGVHRLVRVSPFDANKRRHTSFAAVSVFPEVEDIEVEINPSDLKFDTFRAGGHGGQNVNKVSSAVRITHVPTNIVVVCQNERSQFQNKTNALKILRSRLYDLHKREQDEKREKLEAAKTEIAWGHQIRSYVFFPYQQVKDHRTDYTTHDLVGVMDGHIESFVHAFLTQPGKDEDRKT
- a CDS encoding ferredoxin, whose translation is MKASIDKELCTGCELCVSSCPDIFEIDGDVAKLKVDSIPEGAEECVQQAAEDCPSSAIKVED